The Bombus terrestris chromosome 6, iyBomTerr1.2, whole genome shotgun sequence DNA window CTGGTCGCAATGTAGGATATGAAGTGGTGTACGGTAATTTTCGAAAGAATACGAATTCGTTCACGTGATTGAATCGCATTActtttattacgtttaatatacAGGTCGAATGATTTCTATTAATACATATAGATACAATAGAACGCTACTATAATATGTACACCGCATATCACATATAGTTGAATTCGTAGCAGAGCGTTTCCGGCCCGCGAGGGATCTCCAAGATCCTCCTTGGTAGAAAATGACTCTTTCGAGCCGAGTCTCGAGTGTAAGATAGGAAGAGTCTTCAAAGAACGACAGACACGGTGGTAGAGATTGCTGAATGAAAAACTcaatgtatctggaaagtaccGTGACTAAACTgcgatattaaaaaatgtcGTAAGTCTCACGCTGTTCAGTTGTGTATTGAGCGTGAATAGATAGCAGGCTTATGTATTGCCTGGTCTGTCAGATTAGAGCAGCCACATCCACATTTACGCAATTGATAGCACCGATGAAAGTTCGAGGCTGCTAGTTTTTCAATGTATCGTTTCTAAATGTACAAGGTTGTCTCTAAATATTCACatcgaaaataaagaaaaagaaaagatgggaCGAGTTAGTGGGAGGAATATCTCAGAAAAATAGCAAGATATTCCACGTTCTTTCGCTATTAACATTCTTTGACACTGCGCATAATTCAAAGGGACATTAACACATTGTCAACCGAACAATTTACATTTGACTAGAGAAATTACTACAACGAAGTTTCTAAATACTATAAAGAATGGTAAAGGATAAAATTTGGTCTATGGTATCGACTgtgaaatcaatttttttaaaaataagagatattattaaataattatgcaaTTTTTTGTCAAATTGACAATCTGTTGAATTTGATTGTTTCGTAACGAATCAAAGAAGTCATGGAATTTCAGTTTTTAAACATTCTATATGAACGACGTAGTCGAGTGAGAACCAGCTGAGATTGTAAGTGTCGGAGCTACATCTATTTATACAGTCAAGAACGAAAGAGAATCGTTCGATTTTCACGAGTTATTCGGTTACTTGCGAATTCTGCTCGTTCGAGGTATCTCCCTTCGGCTCTTTCACATAATCCACCACCAGTTCCAACCCTATCAACGCTCGAAGATCCTTCCTCTCTTCTTCCGGACTTGTGGACGCAACCGAGATTTCTTCCGGTTTTGGAGATCTTTCGTCTGCATTTTGTAACACACAAAAGCTTAATTAATTAGAGATACGTTCTTCCAAGAAATCAATATTATGCATAATAcgaacatttttaaaattttatacaagaaAGCATTTCATATGACATAATcagatttatttatatctaGTTCATGACGAGATTAATCGTGAATATCCTGTTTTTCATTTGTGAATATTAACTTTGTACCGTATGGAATCGTCATTTTTACTACTACTGTCATTACTCTTATCGATAGTTGAAatcatttaatttgaaattcaagTTAACTTTTACTTCGGGCCTCAAAAGCTGTCTAGTCgaaaaaaaaattacagaatAATCTCTTATAAACAGTATCGTAATTTTAACATTGCTCGAAAAAGATGTCTTACTAAAAAGATCTCTTTCTTCTTCACTATCGTAATCTTTCACAGTTCGATCCGTGTTAGAAACATTTAGacttttaataataaacaaatttagaTCTTTAACGATGAAAGCGAATAAGTAATTCTCTGTACAATCGCACACGTTTAGTTACATTAAAACACCATGTCAGAACACAAGTTACTTCAACtgtattaagaaaataaaaaccaATTGTAACAAAAACACCAATCATGCAACAAACAATTATTAACACCCACTATTATCAATGTCCTTTGAACTATCTTCGCTCTCGCCAGAAGTCGACGTTTCGCTCCTGGTTGCTTTCCGTGCCTGGCCGATGTCCCTGTACGTCCTAGTCAAGTGTCTCAAAATATAATTAGTGCCACGTAGATTTTCCTCGCTGTTCCTAGACGTGCTAGCCTCGTCTCTCGTCAAATTTAACGGTCGATTGCTATTATATTccttggattgtggcacactgAAGGCGGAACAGTGTTTGCCTTTGAAAGGCAGTTGCCTCTCGCTCAACTTGCGATCCCAGATATGACCGGATACGCGAAGGTCGATGAAGAAGTGCAGAGGATCGATGCCAGGATATGATTGAGGCATTGGATAAGGCGGATACCAAAGTGGACCAGGGAGGAATTCCGGGTTGGTGACGTTCCCGGGCAGACCGAATCCTTTCACGCCCGGAAGCATATCGCAGGCCCTTCCTGGAAGGCTGGGCAAAAAGGTCCTCGAGAAATCGAGCTTCTTCTGATCTGACAACAGGGGCGGTAGCTCTTGATTGCCAATCGCGCTCTTCGTACGATCATCGTACGGGCTTCTGTCGTTGTAATTGCAATTCTTACGGTCGCTAGAGTGAGACTCTTCCGGCTTCACTTTCTGCAATTCACTGGCGAACATGTTTTCTGGTGGTTGGGCCTGCTCAAAGTGACGAGGTCGTTCGTCGAAAAAGCTCTTACTCTGCTTGCTAAACTCAGATTTATTTTCATCCACCGGTTTCAAAATGTCTGTCCCGAAGTTTGGCTTCTGGTCGAAGTTGCCCACTTTACTTGCGGTGTCGTAGCCGTCGCTTTGCTTACTTCCGTTCTCCAGCCGCGTCTCCGCTTGCTGTGGCTGCTGTTGAGTATGGAAATATTTATCCGGcggctgttgctgctgttgctgctgcgaGTGATGGTGATGGTGATGATGTTGTCTTTCCTTCGTGGTTAATTCCAAGGGACGATCCCGAGCGTCTCGCCAAGATCTTTTGCGACGTCGAGGTATGCTCGTCGTGTTGTTCGCCGATGATACTTCCGTCTTTGCTTGCACAAACGAACGCAACATCTCGCTGAAGAAGAAGCTATGCGGTGTTAAGGGCACGTTGTACAGATATGGAGGAGTCGCTGCTAGAAGGCGGGACACCAAATCGCCGCCGGAGAGCGAGGCTGGACTCTTCAGAGTCGACGGATCGCCTGTGGTCGTCGTCATGTTTCTGATTTTCGAAGATGAGCACTGGAGAAGTCACAAAATGTTAAAAAGAAGCAGATAGTAAGGGTTCGTGATTGAAATATTCCGTGGATGTTCGTTTGCATTCACGGCTAAAATTCATTGTAAGTATTTGAGGACAACTTATTAC harbors:
- the LOC100642604 gene encoding uncharacterized protein LOC100642604 isoform X1 translates to MENCSSSKIRNMTTTTGDPSTLKSPASLSGGDLVSRLLAATPPYLYNVPLTPHSFFFSEMLRSFVQAKTEVSSANNTTSIPRRRKRSWRDARDRPLELTTKERQHHHHHHHSQQQQQQQPPDKYFHTQQQPQQAETRLENGSKQSDGYDTASKVGNFDQKPNFGTDILKPVDENKSEFSKQSKSFFDERPRHFEQAQPPENMFASELQKVKPEESHSSDRKNCNYNDRSPYDDRTKSAIGNQELPPLLSDQKKLDFSRTFLPSLPGRACDMLPGVKGFGLPGNVTNPEFLPGPLWYPPYPMPQSYPGIDPLHFFIDLRVSGHIWDRKLSERQLPFKGKHCSAFSVPQSKEYNSNRPLNLTRDEASTSRNSEENLRGTNYILRHLTRTYRDIGQARKATRSETSTSGESEDSSKDIDNNERSPKPEEISVASTSPEEERKDLRALIGLELVVDYVKEPKGDTSNEQNSQVTE
- the LOC100642604 gene encoding uncharacterized protein LOC100642604 isoform X2 yields the protein MTTTTGDPSTLKSPASLSGGDLVSRLLAATPPYLYNVPLTPHSFFFSEMLRSFVQAKTEVSSANNTTSIPRRRKRSWRDARDRPLELTTKERQHHHHHHHSQQQQQQQPPDKYFHTQQQPQQAETRLENGSKQSDGYDTASKVGNFDQKPNFGTDILKPVDENKSEFSKQSKSFFDERPRHFEQAQPPENMFASELQKVKPEESHSSDRKNCNYNDRSPYDDRTKSAIGNQELPPLLSDQKKLDFSRTFLPSLPGRACDMLPGVKGFGLPGNVTNPEFLPGPLWYPPYPMPQSYPGIDPLHFFIDLRVSGHIWDRKLSERQLPFKGKHCSAFSVPQSKEYNSNRPLNLTRDEASTSRNSEENLRGTNYILRHLTRTYRDIGQARKATRSETSTSGESEDSSKDIDNNERSPKPEEISVASTSPEEERKDLRALIGLELVVDYVKEPKGDTSNEQNSQVTE